One window from the genome of Actinoplanes teichomyceticus ATCC 31121 encodes:
- a CDS encoding ABC1 kinase family protein, with protein sequence MTDIPRRAASRTAKLAALPLGFAGRAALGLGKRAVGMAADAISADIQQRTAEQLFSVLGQLKGGAMKFGQALSVFEAALPEEMAGPYRQALTKLQEAAPPMPVASVHKALAEQLGPDWRNSFAEFDDSPAAAASIGQVHRAVWKLPPARKNAKPKLLPVAVKVQYPGAGEALVSDLKQLSRLAGMFKIMQPGIDVKPLLAELHERVVEELDYEMEAATQRAFAAAYHDDPEIFVPRVVASAPRVLVTEWVEGAPLSRVIADGSVAERDEAGRLMAILHFSAPGRAGLLHADPHPGNFRILPDGRLGVIDFGAVARLPEGHPEPIGRLVRLALDGDAEAVADGLRYEGFIRPDEPIDAEAVLGFLRPMIEPVAVDRFRFTRAWLRGEATRLANPRSPAYQLGRKLNLPPSYLMIHRVTLGSIGVLCQLEAEAGYREILQRWLPGFSPVA encoded by the coding sequence GTGACGGACATACCGCGCCGCGCGGCCTCCCGGACCGCCAAACTGGCCGCATTACCCCTCGGCTTCGCCGGCCGTGCCGCGCTGGGCCTGGGCAAGCGGGCCGTGGGGATGGCCGCCGACGCCATCTCCGCGGACATCCAGCAGCGCACCGCCGAGCAGCTCTTCAGCGTGCTGGGGCAGCTCAAGGGCGGTGCGATGAAGTTCGGCCAGGCGCTGTCGGTGTTCGAGGCGGCACTGCCCGAGGAGATGGCCGGCCCGTACCGCCAGGCGTTGACCAAGTTGCAGGAGGCCGCTCCGCCGATGCCGGTGGCAAGCGTGCACAAGGCGCTGGCCGAGCAGCTCGGGCCGGACTGGCGGAACAGCTTCGCCGAGTTCGACGACAGCCCGGCCGCGGCGGCCAGCATCGGCCAGGTGCACCGGGCGGTGTGGAAACTGCCGCCGGCCCGCAAGAACGCGAAGCCGAAACTGCTGCCGGTCGCCGTCAAGGTGCAGTACCCGGGAGCCGGCGAGGCGCTGGTCTCGGACCTCAAGCAGCTCTCCCGGCTGGCCGGCATGTTCAAGATCATGCAGCCCGGGATCGACGTCAAACCGCTTCTCGCCGAGTTGCACGAGCGGGTCGTGGAGGAGCTCGACTACGAGATGGAGGCGGCGACCCAGCGCGCGTTCGCCGCCGCGTACCACGACGACCCGGAGATCTTCGTGCCCCGGGTGGTGGCCTCCGCACCCCGCGTGCTGGTCACCGAGTGGGTCGAGGGCGCCCCGCTGTCCAGAGTGATCGCCGACGGCAGCGTGGCCGAGCGGGACGAGGCCGGCCGGTTGATGGCGATCCTGCACTTCTCCGCGCCCGGCCGGGCCGGGCTGCTGCACGCCGATCCGCACCCGGGCAACTTCCGGATCCTGCCGGACGGCCGCCTCGGTGTGATCGACTTCGGTGCGGTGGCCCGCCTGCCCGAGGGCCACCCGGAGCCGATCGGCCGCCTGGTCCGGCTCGCGCTGGACGGGGACGCCGAGGCGGTGGCCGACGGCCTCCGCTACGAGGGATTCATCCGGCCCGACGAGCCGATCGACGCGGAGGCGGTGCTCGGCTTCCTGCGCCCGATGATCGAGCCGGTGGCGGTGGACCGGTTCCGGTTCACCCGGGCCTGGCTGCGCGGCGAGGCCACCCGGCTCGCCAATCCGCGGTCGCCGGCCTATCAGCTGGGGCGCAAGCTGAACCTGCCGCCGTCGTACCTGATGATCCACCGGGTGACGCTGGGCTCGATCGGCGTGCTCTGCCAACTGGAGGCCGAGGCCGGCTATCGGGAGATCCTCCAGAGGTGGCTGCCGGGGTTCTCGCCGGTCGCCTGA
- a CDS encoding WhiB family transcriptional regulator, translating into MSLALAPIDITVEIEANLPCRKFDPDLWFSDSPTQLELAKSLCGDCPLRVECLAGAVERSEPWGVWGGEIFERGAVVPRKRPRGRPRKADVARDAELAVQVEQRLAANGLDSRNSVRLAA; encoded by the coding sequence ATGAGTCTGGCGCTGGCCCCGATCGACATCACCGTCGAGATCGAGGCGAACCTGCCCTGTCGGAAGTTCGACCCGGACCTGTGGTTCTCCGACTCCCCGACCCAGCTGGAGCTGGCCAAGTCGCTCTGCGGGGACTGCCCGCTGCGCGTCGAGTGCCTGGCCGGCGCGGTGGAGCGGAGCGAGCCCTGGGGTGTCTGGGGCGGCGAGATCTTCGAGCGCGGCGCCGTGGTTCCGCGCAAGCGGCCGCGTGGCCGTCCCCGCAAGGCCGACGTCGCCCGCGACGCCGAGCTGGCTGTCCAGGTCGAGCAGCGGCTCGCCGCGAACGGTCTCGACTCCCGCAACTCCGTCCGGCTGGCGGCCTGA
- a CDS encoding ATP-dependent DNA helicase UvrD2 → MRTETVLAGLDPEQRTAVTAPAGPVCILAGAGTGKTRAITHRIAYRTLSGEINPRHVLAVTFTARAAAEMRARLTSLGAGGVQARTFHAAALRQVRYFAARLLDGRGMPELMESKIRVVGLAAARAGVRADRAVARDLAGEIEWAKSSLVEPGEYAVAAAKALREPPLEPARVAEVFAAYESLKRRQGVIDFEDLLRAAVWGIEEHPDVAEQIRAQYRHFVVDEYQDVNPLQQRLLEAWLGGRDDLTVVGDASQTIYSFTGATSAHLIDFPRRWRGAVVVRLVRDYRSTPQVVGLANAVIRQARGTEAKLRLELHGQRPPGPEPELKIFPDEPGEAAAVARRCRQLLAAGTPASEIAVLFRTNAQSEAYEEALADAEVPYVVRGAERFFERPEVRQAMVALRAAVRAIPGETPLVEAVVEGLRATGWNRAQPPPGGAAREQWEALAALVVLAEEYAGEPQILPIGEGARVQREVTLAAFNDELARRAEQQHAPTMAGVTLASLHSAKGLEWDAVFLVGLADGTIPTTYAKTAEQLEEERRLLYVGVTRARQLLWLSYGQSRAPGGRARRPCRFLPQLERSGGAERAGSSGPAGERGRRADRRVPKVSSCRICGATLLAGADRKLGRCPTCPSDMDEDLFQRLQEWRASTAADLKVPAYVVFTDATLVAVAERRPTDPAQLLAIAGIGPRKLGQYGEAVFALVGGASPEDLGRKNFEN, encoded by the coding sequence GTGCGGACTGAAACGGTGCTGGCCGGGCTGGACCCGGAACAGCGGACGGCGGTGACGGCCCCGGCCGGGCCGGTCTGCATCCTGGCCGGCGCCGGCACCGGCAAGACCCGGGCGATCACCCACCGGATCGCGTACCGGACGCTGTCCGGCGAGATCAACCCGCGGCACGTGCTCGCGGTGACCTTCACCGCGCGGGCCGCCGCCGAGATGCGTGCCCGGCTCACCTCGCTGGGCGCCGGCGGCGTCCAGGCCCGTACCTTCCACGCGGCCGCCCTGCGCCAGGTCCGCTACTTCGCCGCCCGCCTGCTCGACGGCCGCGGCATGCCCGAACTGATGGAGAGCAAGATCCGGGTGGTGGGCCTGGCCGCCGCCCGCGCCGGGGTGCGCGCCGACCGCGCGGTCGCCCGCGACCTGGCCGGTGAGATCGAGTGGGCGAAGTCGTCCCTCGTCGAACCCGGGGAGTACGCGGTGGCCGCCGCCAAGGCGCTGCGGGAGCCCCCGCTGGAGCCGGCCCGGGTGGCCGAGGTGTTCGCGGCCTACGAGTCGCTCAAACGCCGGCAGGGCGTGATCGACTTCGAGGACCTCCTGCGTGCCGCGGTCTGGGGCATCGAGGAGCATCCGGACGTCGCCGAGCAGATCCGGGCGCAGTACCGGCATTTCGTGGTCGACGAGTACCAGGACGTCAACCCGTTGCAGCAGCGCCTGCTGGAGGCCTGGCTGGGCGGCCGGGACGATCTCACCGTGGTGGGCGACGCCAGCCAGACGATCTACTCGTTCACCGGCGCCACCTCGGCCCACCTGATCGACTTCCCGCGCCGGTGGCGCGGCGCCGTGGTGGTCCGCCTGGTCCGCGACTACCGCTCCACCCCGCAGGTGGTGGGCCTGGCCAACGCGGTGATCCGGCAGGCCCGTGGCACCGAGGCGAAACTGCGTCTGGAACTGCACGGGCAGCGGCCGCCCGGCCCGGAACCGGAGCTCAAGATCTTCCCGGACGAGCCGGGCGAGGCGGCCGCGGTGGCGCGGCGTTGCCGCCAGCTCCTGGCGGCCGGCACGCCGGCCAGCGAGATCGCGGTGCTTTTCCGTACGAACGCGCAGTCCGAGGCGTACGAGGAAGCCCTGGCGGACGCCGAGGTGCCGTACGTGGTCCGCGGCGCCGAACGGTTCTTCGAGCGGCCCGAGGTGCGGCAGGCGATGGTGGCCCTGCGTGCCGCCGTGCGCGCCATCCCGGGCGAGACGCCGCTCGTCGAGGCGGTCGTGGAGGGGCTGCGGGCGACCGGCTGGAACCGCGCCCAGCCGCCGCCCGGCGGAGCCGCCCGTGAGCAGTGGGAGGCGCTCGCGGCGCTGGTCGTGCTCGCCGAGGAGTACGCGGGAGAGCCGCAGATCCTGCCGATCGGCGAGGGCGCCCGGGTGCAGCGCGAGGTCACCCTCGCCGCCTTCAACGACGAACTCGCCCGCCGGGCCGAGCAGCAGCACGCGCCGACCATGGCCGGGGTCACCCTGGCCTCGCTGCACTCGGCCAAGGGCCTGGAGTGGGACGCGGTCTTCCTGGTCGGGCTCGCGGACGGGACGATTCCCACGACGTACGCGAAAACCGCCGAGCAGCTGGAGGAGGAGCGCCGCCTCCTCTACGTCGGGGTGACCCGGGCCCGGCAGCTGCTCTGGCTCTCCTACGGCCAGTCCCGGGCGCCGGGCGGCCGGGCCCGCCGGCCGTGCCGTTTCCTGCCGCAGCTGGAGCGGTCCGGCGGCGCCGAGCGCGCCGGGTCGTCCGGTCCGGCCGGTGAGCGGGGTCGCCGCGCCGACCGCCGGGTGCCGAAGGTGTCGTCCTGCCGGATCTGCGGGGCGACGTTGCTGGCCGGCGCGGACCGCAAGCTGGGACGCTGCCCGACCTGCCCGTCCGATATGGACGAGGACCTGTTCCAGCGGCTCCAGGAATGGCGCGCGAGCACCGCCGCGGACTTGAAAGTCCCTGCATATGTGGTGTTCACCGACGCCACTCTGGTGGCCGTGGCGGAACGCCGCCCGACCGATCCGGCCCAGCTGCTGGCGATTGCCGGAATCGGCCCGCGCAAGCTTGGCCAGTACGGCGAGGCGGTGTTCGCGTTGGTGGGCGGCGCGAGCCCCGAGGACCTTGGCCGAAAAAACTTTGAAAACTAG
- a CDS encoding mycoredoxin — protein MLTMYSTSWCGYCHRLKSQLDREGIAYDVVDIEQDPKAADFVMSVNGGNQTVPTIRIVPTDGSSEIVMTNPSIIQVKQALAGSGVAG, from the coding sequence ATGCTGACCATGTACTCGACGTCCTGGTGTGGGTACTGCCACCGCCTCAAGTCGCAGCTCGATCGAGAAGGCATCGCCTACGACGTGGTGGACATCGAACAGGACCCGAAGGCCGCCGACTTCGTGATGAGCGTGAACGGCGGCAACCAGACGGTGCCCACGATCCGCATCGTTCCCACCGACGGCAGCTCCGAGATCGTGATGACCAACCCGTCGATCATTCAGGTCAAGCAGGCCCTGGCCGGCTCGGGCGTGGCCGGCTGA
- a CDS encoding VOC family protein: MTLEWEQVIVHSVDPVTLGQWWAEALGWVVVHSSDEEFEIRPAPDRMPGLDFVRIDEPKTAKSRLHLDFRPDDQDAEVARLVAHGARRVDIGQGDQSWVVLADPEGNEFCVLARRRQ; this comes from the coding sequence ATGACCTTGGAGTGGGAGCAGGTAATCGTTCATTCGGTCGATCCGGTGACCCTGGGGCAGTGGTGGGCCGAGGCTCTCGGTTGGGTGGTGGTGCACTCCTCCGACGAGGAGTTCGAGATCCGTCCGGCGCCGGATCGCATGCCGGGGTTGGACTTCGTCCGGATCGATGAGCCCAAGACGGCCAAGAGCCGCCTGCATCTCGACTTCCGGCCGGATGACCAGGACGCCGAGGTGGCCCGTCTGGTCGCGCACGGCGCACGGCGCGTCGACATCGGCCAGGGTGACCAATCGTGGGTCGTGCTGGCGGACCCCGAGGGCAACGAGTTCTGTGTCCTCGCCCGGCGACGTCAGTAG
- a CDS encoding phytanoyl-CoA dioxygenase family protein, with protein MTQVEAPAWTPMSAEEREAFDRDGYIIVPSVLSESEIEAGRTAILGYYEKAKAEGTLSATGALHQLSPIAHVPELAFLLDHPKAFKYIWSLLGWNIHVYHSHIDVHPQLHEKQKEWWHWHQDGGRQNREIETDPRPMMSVKLAYWFSDVSETGRGNFTVLPGSHKTNWLPGPPSRGVPWPQPEGAVQITANPGDLVVFDRRIWHARSDNYSDITRVGAFFGYTPRWIVIRDEVADLPNRPEWAGLNDVQKQLLGGFGNGDGDHQWGHYPETTPLYGVLKERGLLDSSIPALIP; from the coding sequence ATGACCCAGGTGGAAGCGCCTGCGTGGACGCCGATGTCCGCGGAGGAGCGGGAGGCGTTCGACCGCGATGGCTACATCATCGTGCCGTCGGTGCTGAGTGAAAGCGAGATCGAGGCCGGCCGGACCGCGATCCTGGGGTACTACGAGAAGGCGAAGGCCGAGGGCACGCTGAGCGCGACCGGCGCGCTGCACCAGCTCTCCCCGATCGCCCACGTGCCCGAGCTGGCTTTCCTGCTCGACCACCCCAAGGCTTTCAAGTACATCTGGTCGCTGCTCGGGTGGAACATCCACGTGTACCACTCGCACATCGACGTGCACCCGCAGCTGCACGAGAAGCAGAAGGAATGGTGGCACTGGCACCAGGACGGCGGCCGGCAGAACCGGGAGATCGAGACCGACCCGCGTCCGATGATGTCGGTGAAGCTGGCGTACTGGTTCTCCGACGTCAGCGAGACCGGCCGGGGCAACTTCACCGTGCTGCCCGGCAGCCACAAGACCAACTGGCTGCCCGGCCCGCCGAGCCGTGGCGTTCCGTGGCCGCAGCCCGAGGGCGCCGTGCAGATCACCGCGAACCCGGGTGACCTGGTGGTCTTCGACCGGCGCATCTGGCACGCCCGTTCGGACAACTACTCCGACATCACCCGTGTCGGCGCGTTCTTCGGCTACACGCCGCGCTGGATCGTCATCCGCGACGAGGTTGCGGACCTGCCGAACCGGCCGGAGTGGGCGGGCCTCAACGACGTGCAGAAGCAGCTGCTCGGCGGCTTCGGCAACGGTGACGGCGACCACCAGTGGGGTCACTACCCGGAGACCACGCCGCTCTACGGCGTGCTCAAGGAGCGGGGCCTGCTCGACTCCAGCATCCCGGCGCTGATCCCGTAG
- the nudC gene encoding NAD(+) diphosphatase, producing the protein MTGTEQVEQPDLGGEQPGTPPLARTTLDRAAERRKDEAWLAEAWTRGLVLVVDLAKGGRALVADRAGGGATLVLIPSADAPDAEHWFLGLDTDGTPLWTMDATPPPADGTRPATLREIGHLLDDRDAGLFTAAAALTNWHASHRFSPRTGKPTVAVEAGWARADADGQLMWPRTDPAMIVVVHDGVPGPAGRCLLGHNAAWGRGPDGATRFSCLAGYVEPGESAEAAVIREVREEVGIRLDTLRYEGSQSWPYPGSLMLGFLATADPAQPLRLDPEEIDEAHWFSRDDIAGMIAGDYVHPDTGVPMGLPMRSSIAFYLIEKWLHDGGREHG; encoded by the coding sequence GTGACCGGCACCGAGCAAGTGGAGCAGCCCGACCTCGGCGGTGAGCAGCCCGGCACCCCACCGCTGGCGCGTACCACGCTGGACCGTGCCGCCGAGCGCCGTAAGGACGAGGCGTGGCTGGCCGAGGCCTGGACCCGGGGCCTGGTCCTGGTGGTGGACCTGGCGAAGGGGGGCCGGGCCCTGGTCGCCGACCGGGCCGGCGGGGGCGCCACGCTGGTCCTGATCCCGTCGGCCGACGCCCCGGACGCCGAGCACTGGTTCCTCGGCCTCGACACCGACGGCACCCCGCTGTGGACCATGGACGCGACGCCGCCCCCGGCCGACGGAACGCGTCCGGCGACGCTGCGGGAGATCGGCCACCTGCTCGACGACCGCGACGCCGGCCTGTTCACAGCCGCCGCCGCGCTCACCAACTGGCACGCCAGCCACCGGTTCTCGCCGCGCACCGGCAAGCCGACGGTCGCGGTGGAGGCCGGCTGGGCCCGAGCCGACGCGGACGGGCAGCTGATGTGGCCGCGTACCGACCCGGCGATGATCGTGGTGGTGCACGACGGCGTGCCCGGCCCGGCCGGCCGCTGCCTGCTCGGGCACAACGCGGCCTGGGGCCGGGGGCCGGACGGCGCGACCCGCTTCTCCTGCCTGGCCGGTTACGTCGAGCCGGGTGAGTCCGCCGAGGCCGCGGTGATCCGCGAGGTCCGGGAGGAGGTCGGCATCCGGCTCGACACCCTGCGGTACGAGGGCAGCCAGTCCTGGCCCTACCCGGGCTCACTGATGCTCGGCTTCCTGGCGACCGCCGACCCGGCGCAGCCGCTGCGGCTGGACCCGGAGGAGATCGACGAGGCGCACTGGTTCTCCCGCGACGACATCGCCGGGATGATCGCCGGTGACTACGTGCACCCGGACACTGGTGTCCCGATGGGCCTGCCGATGCGCTCCTCGATCGCGTTCTACCTCATCGAGAAGTGGCTGCACGACGGTGGGCGGGAGCACGGCTGA
- a CDS encoding M16 family metallopeptidase → MTSVTKALPDLIPDAELTLPPQAERKLPTGLTVIAIRRAAVPLVEVRLRIPFGRAPLAPATLLSQALFTGTGTMSMLDIAAELQAVGGGLAAGLDPDRLQISGNALAGGLGRTLEILAAVLTDAAYPGEEVVTERERLVDHIQVALSQPSHLARVALLKRMYGSHPYAVQTPEPDEVRAVEPEALRRLHADRVRPDGATLVLVGDIDPEQAIDLAEKMLGGWTGAAGDGVVPPTPALRPGPLLLVDRPGSVQSSLRIALPALTRTDPDYAALTLANMVFGGYFSSRWVENIREDKGYTYGSHSVIEHFVAGSALLAAADVATEVTGPSLLETTYELGRIASLPPGEEELEQARRYALGTLRLGMSTQAGLAGLASVYAGFGLRLDYLREHSAALAAATAEQVAAAAARYLAPSRGVTVVLGDAEKVEPQLAALTAVERSAQ, encoded by the coding sequence ATGACCAGCGTGACCAAGGCCCTGCCGGACCTGATCCCGGACGCCGAGCTGACCCTGCCCCCGCAGGCCGAGCGCAAGCTGCCCACCGGGCTGACCGTGATCGCCATCCGCCGCGCCGCGGTGCCGCTGGTCGAGGTGCGGTTGCGCATCCCGTTCGGCCGGGCCCCGCTGGCCCCGGCGACACTGCTGTCCCAGGCGCTGTTCACCGGCACCGGCACGATGTCGATGCTGGACATCGCCGCCGAGCTGCAGGCGGTCGGTGGTGGCCTGGCCGCCGGGCTGGACCCGGACCGGCTGCAGATCAGCGGCAACGCGCTGGCCGGCGGGCTGGGCCGGACCCTGGAGATCCTGGCCGCCGTGCTCACCGACGCCGCCTACCCCGGCGAGGAGGTGGTCACCGAGCGCGAGCGCCTGGTCGACCACATCCAGGTGGCCCTCAGCCAGCCCTCGCACCTGGCGCGGGTCGCGCTGCTCAAGCGGATGTACGGCAGCCACCCGTACGCGGTGCAGACCCCGGAGCCGGACGAGGTCCGTGCCGTGGAGCCGGAGGCCCTGCGCCGGCTGCACGCCGACCGGGTCCGGCCGGACGGCGCGACCCTGGTCCTGGTCGGCGACATCGATCCGGAGCAGGCCATCGACCTGGCGGAGAAGATGCTGGGCGGCTGGACCGGCGCGGCCGGCGACGGCGTCGTCCCGCCCACCCCGGCGCTGCGGCCGGGCCCGCTGCTGCTGGTCGACCGGCCCGGCTCGGTGCAGTCGTCGCTGCGGATCGCGCTGCCCGCGCTGACCCGTACCGACCCGGACTACGCCGCCCTCACCCTGGCGAACATGGTGTTCGGCGGGTACTTCTCGTCCCGCTGGGTGGAGAACATCCGCGAGGACAAGGGCTACACGTACGGCTCGCACTCGGTGATCGAGCACTTCGTGGCCGGCTCCGCCCTGCTGGCCGCCGCCGACGTGGCCACCGAGGTGACCGGCCCGTCCCTGCTGGAGACGACGTACGAACTGGGCCGCATCGCCAGCCTCCCACCCGGTGAGGAGGAGCTGGAGCAGGCCCGGCGGTACGCCCTGGGCACCCTCCGGCTGGGCATGTCCACCCAGGCCGGTCTGGCCGGGCTGGCCAGCGTGTACGCGGGCTTCGGCCTGCGCCTGGACTACCTGCGGGAGCACTCGGCCGCGCTCGCCGCCGCCACCGCGGAGCAGGTCGCCGCCGCCGCGGCCAGGTACCTCGCCCCGTCGCGCGGGGTGACCGTGGTGCTCGGCGACGCCGAGAAGGTCGAGCCCCAGCTCGCCGCCCTGACCGCGGTGGAGCGCAGCGCGCAGTGA
- a CDS encoding M16 family metallopeptidase, giving the protein MASRIQIPATKYPVERFTLANGLRVVLSPDRSAPVVGVAVVYDVGIRSEPEGRTGFAHLFEHLMFQGSANLEKLAHFRHVQGAGGSFNGSTHLDYTDYFEVLPSGALERALFLEADRMRGPRLTEENLRNQVDVVKEEIRVNVLNRPYGGFPWLRLPPVMFRTFPNAHDGYGSFADLESATVEDAQGFFDRYYACGNAVLSVAGDFDVAEATALIERHFGDVPARPAPVLPDFAEPDLDGERRESYTDRIAPLPAVAAGYRVPDPIAAFDAYLPFAVLAEVLTDGDAARLVERLVQRDRSVTNIGGYLGFMGDEYQVRNPTALLLQAHMPPGGDAGKVLRTVDEELDRLVADGLKPGELERTQARMGARLLQGTDEVLGRALPMAVLELQRGRPQLLNELPKLISEVTAEQIVAAAATLRPERRAAVEVIPGAAA; this is encoded by the coding sequence GTGGCGTCCAGAATCCAGATTCCCGCGACGAAATACCCGGTCGAGCGGTTCACCCTCGCCAACGGTCTGCGCGTGGTCCTCTCGCCGGATCGCAGCGCCCCGGTCGTCGGCGTGGCCGTCGTCTACGACGTGGGCATCCGCAGCGAGCCGGAGGGCCGGACCGGCTTCGCCCACCTCTTCGAACACCTGATGTTCCAGGGCTCGGCGAACCTGGAGAAGCTCGCCCACTTCCGGCACGTGCAGGGGGCCGGCGGCAGCTTCAACGGCTCCACCCACCTGGACTACACGGACTACTTCGAGGTGCTGCCCTCCGGCGCGCTGGAGCGGGCGCTCTTCCTCGAGGCCGACCGGATGCGCGGCCCCCGGCTCACCGAGGAGAACCTGCGCAACCAGGTCGACGTGGTCAAGGAGGAGATCCGGGTCAACGTGCTGAACCGGCCGTACGGCGGGTTCCCGTGGCTGCGGCTGCCCCCGGTGATGTTCCGCACCTTCCCGAACGCCCACGACGGCTACGGGTCCTTCGCGGATCTGGAGAGCGCCACCGTCGAGGACGCGCAGGGCTTCTTCGACCGCTACTACGCCTGCGGCAACGCGGTGCTCTCGGTGGCCGGCGACTTCGACGTGGCCGAGGCGACCGCGCTGATCGAGCGGCACTTCGGGGACGTGCCGGCCCGCCCGGCCCCGGTGCTGCCCGACTTCGCCGAGCCGGATCTGGACGGCGAGCGGCGGGAGTCGTACACCGATCGCATCGCCCCGCTGCCCGCGGTCGCCGCCGGCTACCGCGTGCCCGACCCGATCGCCGCCTTCGACGCGTACCTGCCCTTCGCGGTGCTGGCCGAGGTGCTCACCGACGGCGACGCCGCCCGCCTGGTGGAACGCCTGGTGCAGCGGGACCGCTCGGTCACCAACATCGGCGGCTACCTCGGCTTCATGGGCGACGAGTACCAGGTCCGCAACCCGACGGCGCTGCTGCTGCAGGCGCACATGCCGCCCGGCGGGGACGCCGGCAAGGTGCTGCGCACCGTCGACGAGGAGCTGGACCGCCTGGTCGCCGACGGCCTCAAGCCGGGCGAGCTGGAGCGCACCCAGGCCCGGATGGGCGCCCGGCTGCTGCAGGGCACCGACGAGGTGCTCGGCCGGGCCCTGCCGATGGCCGTGCTGGAGCTGCAGCGTGGCCGCCCGCAGTTGCTCAACGAGCTGCCCAAGCTGATCAGTGAGGTGACCGCGGAGCAGATCGTCGCGGCCGCGGCCACCCTGCGGCCGGAGCGCCGCGCAGCAGTCGAAGTGATCCCCGGAGCGGCGGCATGA
- a CDS encoding RrF2 family transcriptional regulator has protein sequence MYVSARTDYAVRAMLAVTAAHPRLVKAAGLAAAQDIPLSFLQGILLDLRRAGLLHSHRGVDGGYALARAAEEITVGDVVRAVGGALTTVRGLPTATATYHGAATALHDVWIAVEAAIEGVVDHRTLAELSTTSIKQN, from the coding sequence GTGTACGTCTCGGCACGCACGGACTACGCGGTCCGCGCCATGCTCGCCGTCACCGCGGCGCATCCGCGCCTGGTCAAGGCCGCCGGCCTGGCCGCCGCGCAGGACATCCCGCTCAGCTTCCTGCAGGGCATCCTGCTCGATCTGCGCCGCGCCGGGCTGCTGCACAGCCACCGCGGCGTGGACGGCGGGTACGCCCTGGCCCGCGCGGCCGAGGAGATCACCGTCGGCGACGTGGTACGCGCCGTCGGCGGCGCGCTGACCACGGTCCGCGGCCTCCCCACCGCGACCGCGACCTATCACGGGGCGGCGACCGCGCTGCACGACGTGTGGATCGCCGTCGAGGCGGCCATCGAGGGCGTGGTCGACCACCGGACCCTGGCCGAACTCTCCACCACCTCAATAAAGCAGAACTAG
- a CDS encoding ABC transporter substrate-binding protein translates to MSSRAVRALALATAALAATTALAACGSDDDTGAKADTPAGAAAEAKSVRLGYFPNITHAPALVGVQKDLYKNALSGTELKTQTFNAGPAALEALLSDAIDATYIGPNPAINGWIKSKGSALKIIAGSTSGGAGLVVKPGINSVADLKGKKIATPQLGNTQDVALRAYLKQNGLNADTNGGGDVSILPQDNATAVQAFAQGAIDGAWVPEPSLSKMLLESKGKLLVDEKTLWPNQQFVTTHLIVSQKFLKQYPGTVTKLLQGHIAAVDYITGHDADAQKAANAHLESLTGKALKDEILAASFKNLKFTNDPIASSLYTSAQHAQDVGLLAKVDLKGIYDLGPLNELLKAAGQPEVSDAAAS, encoded by the coding sequence ATGAGCTCCCGCGCCGTACGTGCGCTCGCCCTTGCCACCGCCGCGCTCGCGGCGACGACCGCGCTGGCCGCCTGCGGATCCGACGACGACACCGGCGCCAAGGCCGACACGCCGGCCGGCGCCGCCGCCGAGGCGAAGTCCGTCCGGCTGGGTTACTTCCCGAACATCACCCACGCCCCGGCCCTGGTCGGCGTGCAGAAGGACCTCTACAAGAACGCCCTGAGCGGCACCGAGCTGAAGACCCAGACCTTCAACGCCGGCCCGGCCGCGCTGGAGGCGTTGCTGTCCGACGCGATCGACGCCACCTACATCGGCCCGAACCCGGCGATCAACGGCTGGATCAAGTCCAAGGGCAGCGCGCTGAAGATCATCGCGGGCAGCACCTCCGGTGGCGCCGGCCTGGTCGTCAAGCCGGGCATCAACAGCGTCGCGGACCTCAAGGGCAAGAAGATCGCGACCCCGCAGCTGGGCAACACCCAGGACGTCGCGCTGCGCGCCTACCTCAAGCAGAACGGGCTGAACGCCGACACCAACGGCGGCGGCGACGTCTCGATCCTGCCGCAGGACAACGCGACCGCGGTGCAGGCCTTCGCCCAGGGCGCGATCGACGGCGCGTGGGTGCCCGAGCCGAGCCTCAGCAAGATGCTGCTGGAGTCCAAGGGCAAGCTGCTGGTCGACGAGAAGACGCTGTGGCCGAACCAGCAGTTCGTCACCACGCACCTGATCGTCAGCCAGAAGTTCCTCAAGCAGTACCCCGGCACGGTCACGAAGCTGCTGCAGGGCCACATCGCCGCGGTCGACTACATCACCGGGCACGACGCCGACGCGCAGAAGGCGGCGAACGCCCATCTGGAGTCGCTGACCGGCAAGGCGCTCAAGGACGAGATCCTGGCCGCCTCGTTCAAGAACCTGAAGTTCACCAACGACCCGATCGCGTCCTCGCTGTACACCAGCGCGCAGCACGCGCAGGACGTCGGCCTCCTGGCGAAGGTCGACCTCAAAGGCATCTACGACCTGGGCCCGCTGAACGAGCTGCTCAAGGCGGCCGGGCAGCCCGAGGTCAGCGACGCCGCGGCATCCTGA